GGCGGCCGGAGAGCACGGTGGTGTCGTGGCAGGGCGTTGCCGCCGCGTGCACCCCCAGAAAGCACGCCCACGCCCGGTCTGCGTGCCCCGTGTCGTCCCTGTCGGCGTCGAAGCGGAAGTTGCCCGTGCCGGTGGGCAGCTTCTTCAGGCTGTGCAGATCTGCCCGAAGCGCCGGGTCGCCCATGGGGATGCGGATCTTGCGGTCCTCGAAGGCCTGCTTGCCCTGGGTCGCGAGCGTGAGCTTCGCCGGGCCCGTGAAGAGCACCCCCTCCACCCGGCTCGCCCCGTAGCGGCGCTTGGCATCTTCTACGGGCTTTTCGCCCATGCCGGTCTGGTCCATGCACAGGCGCGCCACCCGGTAGCGGCCGAAGAGGTCGTCGAGCGTGGCGTCTTGGGTGGCGAAGCTCGCGCGCTTGAGCGTGACCACCTCGCGGGTCCACAGCACGTCGCCCACCAGCTCCCACACCCACGCCACCCACAGATCGCGCCGCACGCCGATGTCGTTGCCCACGTAGCAGGGACCGCCCGCGTACCCCTCGGGGTCGCCCGCCTGGTCGTGCTCCACGGCGTTGATGAGGTCGTAGGGGAGCCAGGCACTGGCCTCGTCGAGCCACTGGAGCTCGTACTCCTGGGCCCAGGCGTCGGGGTCGCCGAGCGCGCGTTTGAGCTCGTCTACGTCGCGGGGCAAACCGTCCTTCACGGCCTCGTAAATGTCGGTTTTCTGGCGATACCAGACCGGATCGTCAGCGGTCACGAGGTCGTAGAACTTGTTGCCCTTGCCGTTGGGGGTCGAGACCACCCGCAGCTTCCACCCCGCGGAGATCACCGGGAAGAGCGCCGCCCAGATCTTGCGGCTGTCGGCGTGGAAGGCGAACTCGTCGAGGAACACGTTGGCCGAGAAGCCGCGCGCCGTGTCGGGGTTGGCCGGCAGCGCGGTGAGGCGACTGCCGTTGGGCCAGGTGACCTCCAGGGCCTTGTACGCCGCCTCGCCCCGCCACTCGTACTCCTCGGAGCGGATCGCCGCGCCCAGTGCCTGGCAGTGGCGCTTCACGCCCTCCTCCATCGCTTCTTTGGCCTGGCGTTCGCCGCGGGAAAGGATCACCCAGCGCACCCGCCGGCCTTCGAGGTCGGCGAGCTGGCAGTCCTCGGCGATCTCGAACGTCGTCGTGAAGGTCTTGCCCGTCTGGCGCGCGAACATGCCGACCTTGAAGCGGTCGGCACGGCTCACCCAGCGGCGCTGGTAGGGGTAGAAGAGGGGGCCGCTCATCTCACCGGCTCACCCCGTAGGTCTCGCGGATGATCTCGCGCAGGCGCTCGGCGCTCATCCGAAGCGGCGCGCCGCCCGCCCCGCCGCCCTCGGCCTCGACCCG
This portion of the Thermodesulfobacteriota bacterium genome encodes:
- a CDS encoding terminase family protein, whose amino-acid sequence is MSGPLFYPYQRRWVSRADRFKVGMFARQTGKTFTTTFEIAEDCQLADLEGRRVRWVILSRGERQAKEAMEEGVKRHCQALGAAIRSEEYEWRGEAAYKALEVTWPNGSRLTALPANPDTARGFSANVFLDEFAFHADSRKIWAALFPVISAGWKLRVVSTPNGKGNKFYDLVTADDPVWYRQKTDIYEAVKDGLPRDVDELKRALGDPDAWAQEYELQWLDEASAWLPYDLINAVEHDQAGDPEGYAGGPCYVGNDIGVRRDLWVAWVWELVGDVLWTREVVTLKRASFATQDATLDDLFGRYRVARLCMDQTGMGEKPVEDAKRRYGASRVEGVLFTGPAKLTLATQGKQAFEDRKIRIPMGDPALRADLHSLKKLPTGTGNFRFDADRDDTGHADRAWACFLGVHAAATPCHDTTVLSGRRRETATMFEGY